The genomic interval CTAAGAAAGTTTGGAAACAAGTACTGGACAAACAATGCTTGTTATAAAACGCCCACCTTGATGGAAACAAGTAATGGACAAATAATGCATTGTTAAAAAATGCCTACTTTGATTGAAACAAGTACTGGACAAATAATGCATTGTTAAAAAATGCCTACTTTGATGTAAACAAGTACTGAACAAATAATGCACTGTTGTAAAATGCCTACCTTAGAGAAACAAATACTAAACATTATCCGCTAGCATGTATCATAATATTTAAACTAGAGTGCTCAAATAACAATTGCACTGTCTGTAGATCAAAGAAAAGAATAGCATGTACACAATTATCATATAAAATTGTGTTGGAGTTGCACTTGAGCGGTTCCGTTTCAGGTTCTATATCAGATTCTTTGTTTAAGTTCTTCGTACCAGATAAACACGACCATAAACCCAGTGATTGCCATATCTCGTCGTGGATTGCTGCACGATTACAGCACAGAGTATCAAGCATTTGCaggatttcaaaatttgagcTATTAAATAAAACGGCAAccatcaaaagaaagagaacaagTTCAGCAGAAAAATCTGTTCATAAATAAGCAGTAGATAACCCGAAACTTCAGTTACCTTTATCGATCCATTCATAGAAAATCAGAGATAATTTTAACTACAGTGTTCTGCAAAACTTCACCTTAATATATTAAAGCACTTGATATTACGCATTGCATGccatgaaacaaataaatcaagtaCACTAGCCGTCTGTATGTTCTCCATTTTTAAGATAAGGGAGGTGCGAGGAAACGAAAAAGTTTAGACAAACAAAGTAAGAAGGCAATTTTTATGTAATAGATAGTTTTCCATTGATGCTGTAATTTCCTCTGATATGAAGAACTTAAAATAATGGAAATGTAAAAAAAGTCAGATCCACACCTCCACCTTGGTGCGAAATTCCAATGCAGACCCACACACATGACATTCTGCACTATGTCCACGCTGAAAAGGTTTATCGGTCTTAACGAAAGCAAAGACCtgcaaaaaaatcaaactcaaatgttTTATTGGCTTACTTTTCAGTATCTTCATAACGGTAAATTATCAGTGAGTTAATATTAGCAGTCAACCTCCTCACCACAGTTCGGACAAGAACCCTTGAGCGCCACAAGATCACGCCTCCATAGGCCCTCAAGTGCTTTTACTGTAGCAAACGTGGATTACTTAAGTCTCAGTGACAAAGTTATGAAGCCATGTAGAGGTTTGAACAGATTTGAGAGTAATAAACAgcataaaatagataaacattAAGTAGAAAGATGGGTCTTTTATATGTCGAGCTTAAATCAAAGGTAGTGCTTGTTTTGTGGTATTTGTAGTTATATTGCAACTTGTAACTACAATGTAACTACAAATATcacattcaaaattttatatttggtttGACAGATTTTAAAACACCAAGATAAAACCAATTACTCTCACGGATGTATTTGGACGTATATACAtatttacacacacatatatatacatatacatatacacatacacacatatatacaaacacatacacatatgcatatatgtacacacatacatatatatatttatataaacatatatgcataggtatttttacatatacatatgtacatacatatacatataagtacttctacatatatgcatatacacacatgATATACCTATACACaatatgtttacatatacataaattCATATAcatatgggtatatatatatgtatatacacacacatatacatatatttatacagatatatatactcatatacatatatgtatatatatgcatatatgcgtatatacacatatatacatacatttataCACATGTGTTTTCCAATTCCAGATTTATAAATCCTTCCAATTTCAgttacattcaaccaaacataagatttgactgcactatattttgaaaactaagtattttcagttacattttAACTGGAAATCaattgcatttagaattacatcaaaccaaacggCACCTAAATGACTTGCTTGGTCATTGTCTTACTCAAAATTTGCAGATTATGGGCATCATTGTTTTAAGGGTTGTTGTCATGTTTATATTGTAATGATTAATTTACTCTTTTCTGAGATCACATTGATTTGGTTGTGTTCCACGCCAATCCTAAATACCAGAAATGACAGTCGATAACTATGATGAACATAGACAAAGAGCAATGGCATTTTCACTAACATTAATGAAATAGTGTATAATTTTAGATGATACCTGAAGAGAGTGAGGACATATAATGAACTCCTCCGAGAagcaaaataatatcataagtCAAGAATAAATATGTGACCTACAATTCTTATGTTGCTGAAACAGAGGCTACAAGGCAATAACCTATATTTGATGAACGATGTTTCAGCTCATGCAGCTTAGCGCTGAAAGGACGACAAGtattattttcagaatatttGATCTTTGAAGTAagtttatcaaaatattttcaaaatactcaGCATTGACATATTGCCTATTTTGCCCTAAAATCTATGAACATGGAGTTATGACCCATTTAAGGAAAAAGATTCTTTTCAAGAAGTTTGTGGCACAAAAGACTATACTTAGGTCCAGATTTTGCCAATCACATGAAAATGAAGTAATTAACTAAAAGGTTGCCTTACCAGAAGCAGAAGCCACaggaaaaccaaccaaaaatCCAAGTCCAACAAACAGAACCCTATTAACCATCACAAGCATATCAGGTGGAGATTTCGCACCATTGAAAAGAAGCATAGAGCTGCTGACACCATCTTTAAATGCTTGGCCAATGGTAAAAATAGCAGGGGCAACTAAGACAGAAGCCCCGAACACAAGCAACAAAGTCCATATGCCGGCTAATGCGAATACTTGTGAAGGGTCCTCCTGCCCTACACCCAATCCATCTCAAAAGATTCAAAACTCACAAAGGGAAATCACCAATTCAGTTCATTAAAGCCTACaaatttaaaggaaaattaCCTCAGCATCTGCATAAGTTGATTGTTGTCTAAGGCTACATCGAGGATATTTAACGACAGATTTCGAACCATATATTCTTAGCTTCAACTGCTACAAATAACACAACTTGTAAACACTTGTTGAAATACTCATATACAAATTTCATCACTGAAATTAGAGGATGAACTTCACCTCAACTTTATCAAACATATCATCAACAATCAATGGTTTACCACTATAATAAGCATCACGCGCCTAAATCAGCAAGAGAAAACagcaaaaaaatcattaatttaaacttATGATTTGCATATGAACACACTACATCGAAGAAAAACCCTCCTATTTGGAGAAAACCTAACCTGGAGATAGAGGGCTTCAAGCATCTCCTTGCTGGCGGTCTCAATGGGTCCAACGAAGAGACAAGATGGTCCTTCAGCCGCGAAGGAAGAAGGTACAGCACCTGAACGAGTAGCGCCGTAGCTGCGCGCTCGGGGCAGGATCCTCTTGCGCGGCGAGGAGAATCGCTGCCGCTGGAGATGAAGGGAAGGGACGAcgacggcggcggcggcggcggcggcggcgggcATGACACGAAGCGGCGGCGGCGAGGTCGAGCTCGGCCACACTCACGAGGCTTCTGATTGTGGTGTTCCTCATTCCCCCCTTTTTGTCGTCATTTGGTCTTATTTCTAATAAACCCCCCAAAGTTTCTCAATTTTTCCATATTTGCTCCTCATACCAAGACGCACTTTTCTTATTCCCCCCTTGAAtcattatatatttgtataaaaaaataaaaacaacattttcTTGATGCTGAAAGGCTTTGTAAAGACATCATGTTTGATTCTATGGACTTGATTGGCTTCCACGGAACTTTagtgtgtatatattatattaaaatgttGCGTGTATATCAAATCAACActcttatataattttgtttgtaaaaaattaaaaaaaataattatccaaatgaTTTTGAGAGGTTGTAGATAaacacccttattttaatgaaattttctatattttctaagGTGTAAAATGTAAAATAGTCAAATCGGTATTAAAGCCCGGCCCAAATTTAGTGACTTCGCTTGGGCTGGCCCATAATGAACTAgtggttttgttttttgggtccaatttattattattattattattacatcatGATGGACGGCTGAGATTAACGGAAATAGTAGCGAACGGGTGTGTTCCATCACTGGCCATTTCCCTTCCTTTTGATATCTCgcttcttctcctcttccttcGTCTCGAGAGCTACTCCGCCACCGGATCAGCGCCGCCGCCATGGGTTCCGGCTATGAGAATGACCCGTATGTGCTCTTTCGATCTATGTTTCTGGTTTTGTGTTTGATTCTTTCCCCTTTTTGATCCGTGGTATTTGGGTTTTCGATTGGTTTTCTAGGTATATGGATGAGGATGGGGAGCCGCTGATGGATCCTGATATGGGTTCTGATCGGGAACCATCGCCGGAGCCGGATTTCGgtgttgatgttgatgatggGGAAGACTGGCGGCGGGAACGGTCGCCGACGCCAGTGATGGATGAGGGCAAGGCCGGAAAGCCGAGGAAGAGGCTTGTGAAGAAGAGCGGCAGGGAGAGGTCGCCGGATCCTGGGGCCGGACTGGCTGATTGGACGGATGAGGTGGAAGAGCCGTCTTCATCGAAGAAGAGAAAGGTTCCCGATCTGAAGGAGGGGAAAGGGAGCAGCTTGAGTAAGGAGAAGAGAAAGGCCTTCGTCGTCATCCAAGGGTTCGGAGTGGTCGGATTCCAAAGGTTCCAAATCGGGATCGAAGGGCTATGGAGGTAACTCGGAGATGAAGGAGATGTGGGACGTCGTAGCTGGTGGAGATTCTGAGGTATGTGAGcattcttgctttctttctaATGTTTAAGAACTGATTCTTCGTTCATTTCGTGACCTAGTCCAAGTAATTGCAGGGCGTCCTCTGAGATTAGGTTCTGAATTTTgcacctttttttttcctttttttttttggtaattgcTTTTAAACCCTTTGATAACACTATTTGAATTTGCCTTGGCAATTAGTGCTGTTTTCTGAAAGGAGATAGGAAGTGGCATATCATTATGCTGAAGTGGTTTGACAAATATTAACCTTTAGTTCTATGTTTGTAATCTATCATGATGAATGTTCAAGACTTCAAGTTAAGTTTCTAATGTGTTACAATGAAGTGAGATTAGTGTAGTCAAATTTGGTTGAGTTGTTTCAAAACAAGTTCGTTGTCTTGGCATGGTATGAAAGAGGGATTATCagagttaaatttttttcatggtcTTTTTTAGTGGCTGGATAAGTCTGAACcataaatattagaaaagatAATTAGGCCAATGAAGATTTATTCTGTTAGGGGCTTGGtaaattttgttgttcttgACACTTGAGTTAAccaacattattatttttttagattaaacAGATCGATTCTTCTGTTTggttcttggatttttttttttaaaaaaaatgcttaccTCTATGAAGACCAAGGCTGAGAATAAATAAGATCTGTGATTGTTAGTAGCAACTTAAAGGTCAAAATTCATCGAGTCAGATTTTTCTCTATTGAAGCAAATGAATCAGCAATGTCTTTGTCTTTTAATGTTCAAGGTGAGCCAAAGATGATTATATTCAGATTTCTTCACATGCGAGTCATTGCTTAAAAAGACAGCATTTAAAGGCAAAGGATTTTGCTGCTTTTCTATTTTTGGGAGTACGCAAGTCAGTAGTGGACTCTTCTAGATAGATTTTGTTTATTGCTTAGTGAAGATTTGGTGATTATGTGCGTCCACGTCATAGTGTCTTGTATTTGCACTGGTGAACAGATTTTCTTTTCGTTTAGTTTAGACTGGAAGAAACTGGATTTTTACCATAGTTTCATTGTGTTCTTATTTGGTACTTGTTTTTTTGAGGAGAAGTTGTGTTGCCTTGATATCAAGCATAtttagtttggtttttattcaataaacaGGATGATCAAGAAGGTGTAAGAACGATTGATGATGATGCCTTCATTGATGATACTGGCGTAGATCCCGCTGACCGATATGGCAGTGACAATGAAGGTTCTGCTGGAGATGCTCCTCAGGTTGGTGAATCTTCactcataaaaattattatttttttgttagtcttatgaaaaaaaacaaacagaaaTTCCTATGGCTTATGTTATCCACACATGGGTTCTGTTGCACATGCGATAACTAATAGGAAGTGTGGATTCTTGATTTTAGCTCTAGTATAATAGTGCATATGCCTGAAGCAATGCTGACACTACGTTGGTTGAATTTCTGACTGTTATCGTTGTTTGTGCTTGTGGGATGTTGAGGTCTTGGCTGTGTCAATAGTTTAATAATGATCTCATGTTTACAGGCAGAAGAAGgggaggaagatgaagaaattaaGAAGCTCTTCAAgggagggaagaagaagaagaaaaatgagaaatcTCCTGCTGAACTTGCTCTAGTTGTAGAAGGTTTCATGGCTGAACTTGAAGTTGCTGCAGAGGAAGATGCAGAGCtcaatttgaataataaacCTGCCATTAATAAGCTCAAGAAACTTCCGTTGCTTATAGAAGTTCTTTCCAAGTAAGATGTCAGAAAACATACATTTTTTCCAGTGATACACTACCTTCCTTTTTctgcacccaaaaaaaaaaaatctatgttacTGAAGGTTTGCTTATGCGGAGAAAAAAATTTGACTGGCATAGCACAGTGTGCACTTTTGCTGATGTCTGGGCCTGGCCCAATTTTGCAGGAAAACACTTCAGCAAGATTTTATAGACCATGGAGTGTTAACACTTCTGAAAAACTGGCTTGAACCATTGCCAGATGGGAGTTTGCCAAATATGAATATTCGAACTGCCATCCTAAAAATACTGACAGATGTATGGATCTCTTTTTTGCCCATCCATAGTATTCATGGAGTTGAATGTTTGGACAATTCTGAATATGGTtataattttgtcattttattgTTTGCATTCTCCTGTAAATGAGAAGCTTTTCACTGATGCAGTTTCCCATTGACTTGGAGCAATATGACCGGAGAGAACAGCTGAAAAAAAGAGTGGTCTTGGGAAGGTATTATTTTCATACAGGTTCAACAACATTTCTTGGGAAGCACTATCTCCATTTTTGTGCGTTTTGGTGCAGGTCATCATGTTTTTGTCTAAATCTGATGAGGAGACCACAGCCAACAGAAAGCTTGCAAAAGAATTAGTTGATAAATGGGTAAAGCTACAAACTTTAATCTCTTTTCTGAGAGCATGCTGATTCTTCTTCTGGTTGATATCTTAGGGTGTGTCTTGTTAGGAAGTCTTACAATTAAGCCACCTTCTATTTAAACTGCACTGCCAATGAGggattattttgttcttttaaattCTAGCAAATGATATGTAAATGATGAATGTGCTTCTAATAACTCATTGAACATACATACAGAGTAGACCTATATTTAACAAGAGCACCAGATTTGAGGATATGAGAAGTTATGATGATGAGAGAACTCCCTACAGAAGACCCACTATGAAAAAGTAATTACTTTCCTCTACACTTGctgcttttgttctttttgtaaattttctaattcttttttttttaatttatttgatttaacaGGCCAATGAGTAAATCTGCTGGATTGGAATCTAGAGATGATGATCTTGATCTGGGAGATCTCTCACAGTAAGTTAGCGCAACAATGTAGATGATCTGACTGGGGATTTAGATTTAGTCTGTATATCAATCAATAGCTTCTCTCTTGGTTTAGGGGGCGAAAATCTGGTCAGGGAGCTTCTAGACAGCATGCTTCTAGGCCAGAAGCATTGCCTTTGGATTTTGTTGTACGGCCTCAGTCAAAAGTTGATCCTGAGGAAGTTAGAGCACGAGCGAAGCAGGCGGTGCCAGACCAGCGTCGGTTGAAGGTTAGTATCGTTATCTTTGGTTAACATGTTTTGCACCCATATCATGGCAAGTAACCCACTGTTAGCGAACCTATCACATTCCCAGATTTTCTGAATTATCGACAATTGTTTCCTTTCGAATTATTTACTTCTTTGTCCTATATAAACTACCTTCAATAAAACTATTTGGCTGAATGATATGACATTtctaatttttccttaatttctCAAATGATCTCATTTATTGTTGTCACACCCTGAAATTTTATGGCCCTGcagatgaataaaaaattacagcAGCTGAAAGCACCCAAGAAAAAGCAACTTCAGGCATCAAAACTCAGTGTGGAAGGTCGAGGCATGGTTAAGTATCTGTAACTACAATCTGTCATTCAAGTCGAGCAAAGAATAATATACGATCGAGTATTCAATCCCAAGATATGGCCCATCCGGTATCTTTTTTATGAACTTCCTTGAGATTAGATTAACATGTGGTATTACTGGATATGAAAAGGATCAGTCTGAGAAGATACTTGAGGATACACATCTTGTGGTTTAACTCTGATCTCTgtttttactcaaaaaaatGTACTCTCTGGTCATGAAACTCAAGGCCTGGTGGGTAGTAAATTAGTAATATGATTTAAATATCAACTTCTCATTGTTCATTTGTTGTGGTGAGACAACATTACCATGATGTTGTATTGATGCTAGCAGCGAtatcctcttcccaaacatgCAATATTTCCtctaagataaaaaaagaaagtaatgaTTCCATGCTTTGTGTTGTCTTGTGGTTGGTGGTTCAAGTCTAAAGAGTAAATACAGGGAGTGATATGCATGCATTGGCACTTGATGCATTATGAAGCagacataataaaatttgaatgaaaaatattgttctattaatcataaaattaaaagaaagaaaaaaaaatctaagaattaaaagaaatgaTCCCACTCATGCACTCTTCCACCATCCTCAATCCCTCTCCTCACCCTCCCAACTCTATTAACCACTCCCTCCACAGCCAAATCAAAAGCATCCTTACTCTCAATCCCTTCACACCTTAGATCACCATATACCAATCTGGGTATCATTCCAATCACCTCCTCCCTCATTCTCTCCACATCCTCCATCTGTATCCCTCCAAGCACCTCCTCTATTCCCACCTTCTCATCCCTCACATCCTCTTCAGAGATAAACACAGAATACTTCCTATAATCCCCATCCAAATGCCACCCATACTGCACATACGCCGAACCCGGATGAAAAAACACCGGCACACACccagccaccattgcatcaaaCGCCGACCTCCTCGTGTATGAATCCCCCTGAGGCTGCAAACAAAACACACTCCTCTCAAACACCTCCATAACTCTCTCTGGCTCATGACAATACTCACTCTGATGATTACCACCATCAGACCCTGCACATCTCACCAATGCACACTTCT from Dioscorea cayenensis subsp. rotundata cultivar TDr96_F1 chromosome 7, TDr96_F1_v2_PseudoChromosome.rev07_lg8_w22 25.fasta, whole genome shotgun sequence carries:
- the LOC120265493 gene encoding LOW QUALITY PROTEIN: protein IWS1 homolog 1-like (The sequence of the model RefSeq protein was modified relative to this genomic sequence to represent the inferred CDS: deleted 3 bases in 2 codons), giving the protein MGSGYENDPYMDEDGEPLMDPDMGSDREPSPEPDFGVDVDDGEDWRRERSPTPVMDEGKAGKPRKRLVKKSGRERSPDPGAGLADWTDEVEEPSSSKKRKVPDLKEGKGSSLSRRRERPSSSSKGSEWSDSKGSKSGSKGYGGNSEMKEMWDVVAGGDSEDDQEGVRTIDDDAFIDDTGVDPADRYGSDNEGSAGDAPQAEEGEEDEEIKKLFKGGKKKKKNEKSPAELALVVEGFMAELEVAAEEDAELNLNNKPAINKLKKLPLLIEVLSKKTLQQDFIDHGVLTLLKNWLEPLPDGSLPNMNIRTAILKILTDFPIDLEQYDRREQLKKSGLGKVIMFLSKSDEETTANRKLAKELVDKWSRPIFNKSTRFEDMRSYDDERTPYRRPTMKKPMSKSAGLESRDDDLDLGDLSQGRKSGQGASRQHASRPEALPLDFVVRPQSKVDPEEVRARAKQAVPDQRRLKMNKKLQQLKAPKKKQLQASKLSVEGRGMVKYL
- the LOC120264680 gene encoding PGR5-like protein 1A, chloroplastic isoform X2, with the protein product MPAAAAAAAAVVVPSLHLQRQRFSSPRKRILPRARSYGATRSGAVPSSFAAEGPSCLFVGPIETASKEMLEALYLQLKLRIYGSKSVVKYPRCSLRQQSTYADAEEDPSQVFALAGIWTLLLVFGASVLVAPAIFTIGQAFKDGVSSSMLLFNGAKSPPDMLVMVNRVLFVGLGFLVGFPVASASVKALEGLWRRDLVALKGSCPNCGEEVFAFVKTDKPFQRGHSAECHVCGSALEFRTKVEQSTTRYGNHWVYGRVYLVRRT
- the LOC120264680 gene encoding PGR5-like protein 1A, chloroplastic isoform X1, with the protein product MPAAAAAAAAVVVPSLHLQRQRFSSPRKRILPRARSYGATRSGAVPSSFAAEGPSCLFVGPIETASKEMLEALYLQARDAYYSGKPLIVDDMFDKVELKLRIYGSKSVVKYPRCSLRQQSTYADAEEDPSQVFALAGIWTLLLVFGASVLVAPAIFTIGQAFKDGVSSSMLLFNGAKSPPDMLVMVNRVLFVGLGFLVGFPVASASVKALEGLWRRDLVALKGSCPNCGEEVFAFVKTDKPFQRGHSAECHVCGSALEFRTKVEQSTTRYGNHWVYGRVYLVRRT
- the LOC120264680 gene encoding PGR5-like protein 1A, chloroplastic isoform X3 encodes the protein MPAAAAAAAAVVVPSLHLQRQRFSSPRKRILPRARSYGATRSGAVPSSFAAEGPSCLFVGPIETASKEMLEALYLQARDAYYSGKPLIVDDMFDKVELKLRIYGSKSVVKYPRCSLRQQSTYADAEEDPSQVFALAGIWTLLLVFGASVLVAPAIFTIGQAFKDGVSSSMLLFNVKALEGLWRRDLVALKGSCPNCGEEVFAFVKTDKPFQRGHSAECHVCGSALEFRTKVEQSTTRYGNHWVYGRVYLVRRT